ATGTTGAATTATTTTCCAAAACCAAAGATGTGAAAAAATACCAGAATGTGATACATGTTCTGCTATGCAAGATTTAGCCAAAAAAATTACCTCAGAACTTGGTTGACTTTGTGGATTTGATTCAGATGTCTGAGCTTGGTTCCTTCGGAACCAGATGGAACCCATAGAAATTAATGCTCCCAGAAGCAAGAAAGGACCAATTCTTGGATCCTCTTGGTAAACCAAAAGTCCTCTAACAACACCCTGAATCCTCTGCTTGAGATTTTCCAAAGGAACCTTTTGCGCAGTTCTGGACCAACCAGGATCTTTGTCATCTGGAACAAGAGCTGGAGTTCGTAGTGTCTGTGAAGATGCCACGGAAATGAAATAAGAAAACGATAAAGAATTTGACCCCATCAATACCTATCTCTCATTTAAATGCATCAAAATGAATGACATTCATGAAACTATAATCACATAAGCAGATGAAGTCTTTGAATACAGCAATTGACCagaattcaaaaacaaataattgaTTTAAGGAGGCAGAGGAAGCATCCCAAGTTATGTCCCTATGTTATATGGTGCTAAACAAGCAAAAGTTGTAAgttaaaacataaaaaagactTACAAAGAATGGTAATTCTCTTGTGTCACCATCTTTTATTATACTTGCAATCCATTGGCTTATCTGGAGAaaagcaaaatatatatatatatataatgagaaaAACTGGATTTAACATCATAATTTTAGATAAGTTATAAAAGAAATGCCAAACTAATGGCAGACAAACATCATACAAAGCACCATTTGCGATGTGGAAATTTCAGTGTAGAAGAACAAACCTCTGAGATATCACTTGCACCCTTATATCTAGCTACAAACTGGCCTGCTTGATCATGTTCACCCTCTAGATCTTTCATCAGCAGAGATTTCCATGTCGGTTTTTCCTGTGTCTTGGTATCCATAGCACTGCTATTCCTCAGGTAACGAATAATAAATAACTGAGGAATATCATCAACGCCCGTGTGTTGTCCACAAGTCTGCTCGCTAGCCGGACCAAGGTAAAATCGACAAAAATCCTATGGAAATATATTTCGTTAATAGCTCAGGCTAGAAATAGTTGCAAAGACGAGGAAGAAAGTGCACTGCATTCAAACAAGCTACAAAAGGAAGTAAAAAATCAAACGTAAAACAAAAGGATTACCTTTTGCTTTTCACCATCAAGCCAAGCAAACGTCAACCGCTTTCTTTTAATTACCTCCACAGCTGGAGCTAAGGTTTGATTGTCAGATGATGCATCTGCCTCATTAGGCTTAGACAATGTTTCTTTGACCCTGCACATAGTCTGTGGATCTGAATTACAACCTCTTCCAAGCATGATAACAAATGCTTCTTTAAAAGACAAAAATCTAGTTCTACAAAGCAAACATcatgaaaaaaataatgataaaatgtGTAACTATAACCAATACATAACGCACATACCCTAGAAAACTAATCCCTGATTACAAAAGAATGTGCAAAATACACAAATTTTGCTATGTTCTTTGTACATCTCAAACAAAGAAAAGTATGAATCTAGTGGCATAGTCATATAGATTGCCTTGTCAGATCCGAGGTATCTTAACAAAGGCAACAGGGAGAGGCCTGTTTTATGGAACCCAAATAAGCATAATTCTTAGTGTACATAATGAAAAAATTGACTTTGTGACTGCATCAAAGACAAAAGTACATACTTCACGCATTTTGTTCAGCGCAAGACCTGGCCTTCCTACTGCAATAGCGCAATACCAAATAATTGTATCATATCCAGCACGAGAATAGCCATGGGGATCACAACCAAGCTCCATTGATGTCACACTTCTTAATTGAGGAAGCtctgaaagaagaaagaagagggaaaaatgCAACACACTAGCTAGATTAGGGCTTATTCAATAAGAACctaatttacaaataaaaaaaaaaatgaagattgaaagtcttaagaGTAATAGTACAACCCAGATTATTCATTAAATCCAAAAATTAGTCAAACCTTATgaagtcattttctataaacaaGGTTCgctcagattttttattttttattttttattttttgcttttttcctttttttccgaTGAATAAGATACCAACATTTCCAGCAACCGAAAGTTCTACAGTGTACTTATTGTACAAGAATCAAACCATACTTGGCTTATTCCAAAAATATCTTACGTCAAACCAATCCAGTTTAAGATTATGTATGTGCCAAACTATAAATCTATTTCTACCTTGCTGTTTATTATTTTCCATCATCTTCAAGAAAAATGAATTGTCTACTGAACCTGTAGCATAGAATGCACAGATAGTCAGTCAAATTAAAAGGAGAGGTTAGATCAAATGGTTCTTGGGTAGTATGAGAAGGAAAAAACAGACCATGGTGCACAACAGGTTTGACACCTGGGTCTTTAAGAAATACGACAGCAGGTGCAGATTCTACGccaaatctgaaatttttttttttttaaagaatgaacAAACAATTAAATACATCATACAAGGTCATGCAATGAATCAATAAGCTAGTGAACATAAATATTCAAAACTGTGTATCACCATCTACATGGAAAAGTAGTACATAGAATAATCTGTTGACAAgattaatttttgtaaaaatcaTCACTTACGCTCCCATCCAATAGGAAGACTCCTCTTCCCGCCAAAGAATGAATGCGAATGAAGCATAATCCCAATAGTCTTTTGCTGCTTGTCGAATAAATGGAGCAGCACGTTCCCCAGATTTTGTGAAAAATATTACTTTTACCTATAAACCAAGGGTCCGCAGAAACTAAACCATTAATGTCCTTTATAAAACAATATTTGCGTTAGAAAACCAACGAATCAAACATTTTGAAATCAGCATGTGGCAATAAGAAAGGGAATTGTACCTTATGATGACTACTCTTTCCAAAAAGTTTTGGCACCTGAAATATTttgaaagttttaaaataaacttCCACTCAGTAACCATAGAACTCTAAGCAAAGACGAATTATAATGCCAAAAGGAAATCAAGTGCAAGGGTGAATTAATCTTCATATTTACTATATGAACCCTATTTAGGTTTCAGTTGTGTTTAACAGACCAGTACCATGAACTATGCTTCTCCTTTCTTCATTGCCAATACGATAACTAAAGGCTGATGTAatgcttttttaattattttattgtaaccAATCACATCCTCTCTTTTGTTAGTCACCTTGCTCCGCCGTGATATTTTTCTTTAGCAACTTAATTCTCCAACAACCACTGTGGTTTGCCGCCAAAATCACCAGTGTTTAAAGGATTGTATCACTACCACAGACATTTTTATTTTGAGAGATAGAGAACTCTGCTTTGCACATTGACACAAACGAGCAGTATTATATCTTTAGAGTTCAGAAAAATTACCAGTGACTCCTTCGAGTAGTAGTTAATTTGAGGTAAAGCCAGTACAGTTGTTGCAAACCAATTTGTAACCTTGTCCACAGTAAGCTCTCCATCAAACCTATGTGGGAAGAAATCATGTAACATGTATGTAATAATGTGTAACCATCGATGTTAAATATATCTGCTGACAATTGAGTGTTAAAGGATTTATAAAATTGCAGTTGCCACTATTGTCAAATCCAGGTCTTAAAGTAAAACTCACCTACTAAAACATTTTACATCACGGCATCCGGGAGGAATAGCAAGAAGATATGGAATTCCTGAATAGTTCAGTATGTCAAGATAAGCCAGACATGATCCTTCTCTCAATTCAAAACTAGAACTTTGACTGTATTCAGCACATACCATTTCTGAAGTAAGGTTTTCCTGTTGATCTTTTATCAGCTAGGTAGACGGCTAATTGCACCTCACCAAGTTCCACCATACCAGTATTTGCAAACGGATGCAATAGAGAAGCTAAATGCAAAGGAATTAGTCAGAATCATCTCATCCATATAGTAGTGAGCGATATAATGGTAAGAGTCCTAAATCACTTAAAGATGATAGCATTTATAAGTATTTGGACAACCCTCTACATGCAGCAAGCTTTTGAGATTGAGTTAAGCTCAATTAATTGAGTTAATGTTTGCATATCTCTTTAAGAAAGGAAAATCTTCTTCCCAAGAAAAACGGAAGAAAAATAGATTGGTACCCTGCCATCATTTTGGATGAAGAAGCCCTCCACAAAAAGGGAGAAACGGAAAAGGCACAATCACTCAATACAAAAATATCCTTTCATTATGAAACAAACATGtagtttctaataataataataataataataataataataataataataataataataataacaaacaaaCAGGAGTTCATCATCAATAAACATACCAATTTTATTCCAGGATTCTGAAAATTGAGCACAGCGTTTGCTCCCCGATGAATATAACTGATTCAAATGCATTTAGCATGGATATCAAGTCAGGCATCAATGAAacaataaagaaattaaaaattgtgGAATCAGGCAAGAGAGTGATACAGAGTTTGAAAAGGCAAGATCAATCAAACCTATCTTTTGAGAGACAGCTACAAACCCAAAAGTAAACTTGCTATAAATTAATTAAGCATTCAAAGTTACAAATGTGAACCAATAGAGTTCTTAGTTTCCAAATCTTAGAGATAAAGTAATGACAAAACAACTCATTTGCCAGCATATTGTCACAGGAAGAAACCAATACATGATGCTTGAGatatttgaaaaatacaaaactgaACATTCACAAACTCGAATGCTCATTAATAAAATTCAACTGAAAGGAATTCTAACAGTGAAATGCAATAATCGTAACGATaggaaattaaaatatatcaGTATATTCTATGCTGAATATACCTGAATTAGCCATGGCTTTGTAACTGGAAATATAGACTGGAAGTCTAGTGCGGTAATGACTTTATGAGAATGATCAATAGGCCCTGAGAGGTTAAAACAatgtaaatcaaaattaaaatattttgccTGTCTTATATCCTACTAAAAGGATCTATATAAATTCTCATCAATCACGTTGGAGTGTTAACTAACCAGAAGGAGGAGGGACATCTAGTAGAGGGAGATCCAATTCCGAAATGCGTTTTCCAGCACAATTCTTGCTGGCATTCTCAAGAATATGCTACCACCAATAGACCACATTATAAGAGAAACAAGCAGGGAACAATTGTAGAAAACATGCACATGTCTTCAAAGAATGAGAAAGAAATACTTACAAGTTGATCATCAATCCCAAATAGGTCATAATCTCTTTTCCACGAGGGATTTGTCAGCAACTCATAAGCATATTGAATCTGTAAATCATGCTACGATTAAAACGAATTACAGAAACAAAACCattgtaaaccatatgcattactCGGAACGAAACCATAAAAGCACACAAATAAGTTGCAAAAAACGAACCTTTAAGAACTGACAAGTATCAGGAACTTGGGGACTCGAATTCCTGAGAGTGCAGAGAATGCAGGTGACAAGGTTACCAATTACTTTGAGAGCTAATAATTTCAGAAAACAGGAGAGTGAGGAGATGGAAAAATACCAGTTGGATTGAAGAGTGTGGTAAGAGTCTCTGACTTTGTCCACCGGACTATAGGTGTCGATTTTGAGCACTATGATCagcaaatcacaaaaaaaaaagtttatgtttttgaagaataataataagaaggaagaagaaggaggaggggaTTGAGTAGAGAGTAGCACCGTCGTAGTGGGAAGGGGGGAAATAATTGGGAATGAGGAGAAGCTGGTAGAGCATGGCGAAGGCGAAGAGAATGAGAGGGAGGGCGTAGGCTCTGAGAGTGGAAGCCATTGATGGCGAAGAAGGAGGCATCACACTTCGGATACTTTGAGGTTTGCCGCTACCACAAGTCTAGTTTCTACCTCAAGTCTTCACTTTCGTCTTTTTaacaggaagaaaaaaaaaagataaaaaattatcttaaattttaattttaaaattaattaatcttaaactatcttataaaaattattaagatagattttaaaaatttcaaactatctaaataaatatttaaaatttaaccctaaaaattatatttattgaaataaatagtTATAATAGTCCAAAATCCAATCATAATAGCAAAAAAACATTCAAAAAGCTACTTAAaagaatatccaaaaataaatccaaaactaaaaatttgattcaccaacatacaaattaaaaaatatgagaaaaattgaaaaataaaataaattgtactttttgaaaaaaaaaaacaacaatagTATAGGTTATTCCAACCACCAgtcaaattttaaaacatttgaaaattcatatatattcaaacattcaaaattataaattcaaattgACAAAAGTCTTATAAAACAtccaaaatttcataaaattaaacatttaaaatattGGTGATTAAATCAACGTTGATGAAAATAATTTCATTGTCTAGTCAATAAcaaatcaacaaatattttttaattgtacttcatattaattaattatcattaattaataattatttaaactaaaattaataattaataattacagtTATTTAAAATTGACTGGTTAAGAATTATTTATCTATACTTAAAATTAATGGTCAAGACATACTTAATTATAAGCAAGTTTTACTTTTACGAGCCtatctccatcttcttcttctttttcaatgttaATCTCTTagctatatat
This region of Arachis hypogaea cultivar Tifrunner chromosome 8, arahy.Tifrunner.gnm2.J5K5, whole genome shotgun sequence genomic DNA includes:
- the LOC112708223 gene encoding uncharacterized protein, which codes for MPPSSPSMASTLRAYALPLILFAFAMLYQLLLIPNYFPPSHYDVLKIDTYSPVDKVRDSYHTLQSNWNSSPQVPDTCQFLKIQYAYELLTNPSWKRDYDLFGIDDQLHILENASKNCAGKRISELDLPLLDVPPPSGPIDHSHKVITALDFQSIFPVTKPWLIQLYSSGSKRCAQFSESWNKIASLLHPFANTGMVELGEVQLAVYLADKRSTGKPYFRNGIPYLLAIPPGCRDVKCFSRFDGELTVDKVTNWFATTVLALPQINYYSKESLVPKLFGKSSHHKVKVIFFTKSGERAAPFIRQAAKDYWDYASFAFILWREEESSYWMGAFGVESAPAVVFLKDPGVKPVVHHGSVDNSFFLKMMENNKQQELPQLRSVTSMELGCDPHGYSRAGYDTIIWYCAIAVGRPGLALNKMRETMCRVKETLSKPNEADASSDNQTLAPAVEVIKRKRLTFAWLDGEKQKDFCRFYLGPASEQTCGQHTGVDDIPQLFIIRYLRNSSAMDTKTQEKPTWKSLLMKDLEGEHDQAGQFVARYKGASDISEISQWIASIIKDGDTRELPFFTLRTPALVPDDKDPGWSRTAQKVPLENLKQRIQGVVRGLLVYQEDPRIGPFLLLGALISMGSIWFRRNQAQTSESNPQSQPSSEEPSQDERNQRPRDGLRRRQTKDSTKNQHPSMTDSEPKGAYQIPLSDSESE